One part of the Eubalaena glacialis isolate mEubGla1 chromosome 19, mEubGla1.1.hap2.+ XY, whole genome shotgun sequence genome encodes these proteins:
- the KCNJ16 gene encoding inward rectifier potassium channel 16, with product MSYYGSSYPIVNVDPKYPGYPQEHVLAEKRRARRRLLHKDGSCNVYFKHIFGEWGSYVVDIFTTLVDTKWRHMFVIFSLSYILSWLIFGSIFWLIAFHHGDLLSDPDITPCVDNVHSFTGAFLFSLETQTTIGYGYRCVTEECSVAVLIVILQSILSCIINTFIIGAALAKMATARKRAQTIRFSYFALIGMRDGKLCLMWRIGEFRPNHVVEGTVRAQLLRYTEDSEGRMTMAFKDLKLVNDQIILVTPVTIVHEIDHESPLYALDRKDVAKDNFEILVTFIYTGDSTGTSHQSRSSYVPREILWGHRFNDVLEVKRKYYKVNCLQFEGSVEVYAPFCSAKQLDWKDQQTHPVGKGPPARGPRASDTKVRRRSLSAAAIVSSCDNPEETAASTTDECKEAPYQKALLTLNRISVESQM from the coding sequence ATGAGCTATTACGGCAGCAGCTACCCGATCGTGAACGTGGACCCCAAATACCCAGGCTACCCCCAGGAGCACGTTCTAGCCGAGAAGCGAAGAGCAAGGAGACGTCTCCTCCATAAAGACGGCAGCTGTAACGTGTACTTCAAGCACATTTTTGGAGAATGGGGCAGCTACGTGGTGGACATCTTCACCACCCTCGTGGACACCAAGTGGCGCCATATGTTTGTGATATTCTCTTTATCTTACATTCTCTCCTGGTTGATATTTGGCTCTATCTTTTGGCTGATAGCCTTTCATCACGGAGATCTGTTGAGTGATCCCGACATCACGCCTTGTGTGGACAACGTCCATTCCTTCACGGGGGCGTTTTTATTCTCCCTGGAGACCCAAACCACCATCGGTTATGGTTACCGCTGTGTCACCGAGGAATGTTCTGTGGCCGTGCTCATCGTGATCCTTCAGTCCATCTTAAGCTGCATTATAAACACCTTCATCATTGGGGCTGCCTTGGCCAAAATGGCAACCgccaggaagagagcccagaCCATTCGGTTCAGCTACTTTGCCCTCATCGGCATGAGAGATGGGAAACTTTGCCTCATGTGGCGCATCGGTGAATTCCGCCCCAACCACGTGGTAGAAGGCACGGTCAGGGCCCAGCTTCTCCGCTACACAGAAGACAGCGAAGGGCGGATGACGATGGCATTTAAGGACCTAAAGTTAGTCAATGACCAGATCATCCTTGTCACCCCAGTAACGATCGTTCATGAAATCGACCATGAGAGCCCTCTGTATGCCCTTGACCGGAAAGACGTGGCCAAAGATAACTTCGAGATTTTGGTGACGTTTATCTATACTGGCGACTCTACCGGGACTTCTCACCAATCCAGGAGTTCCTACGTTCCCCGAGAAATTCTCTGGGGCCATAGGTTTAATGACGTCTTGGAAGTGAAGAGAAAGTACTACAAAGTGAACTGCCTACAGTTTGAGGGAAGCGTGGAAGTCTACGCGCCCTTTTGCAGCGCCAAGCAACTGGACTGGAAGGACCAACAGACCCACCCCGTGGGGAAAGGCCCGCCCGCCCGAGGACCCCGCGCATCCGACACCAAGGTCAGAAGAAGGTCACTTAGCGCCGCTGCCATCGTCAGCAGCTGTGACAACCCAGAGGAGACCGCCGCCTCCACCACGGATGAGTGTAAGGAAGCGCCTTACCAGAAAGCTCTCCTGACTTTAAATAGAATCTCTGTAGAATCCCAAATGTAG